gatgaattcaaaatttaaaatatgttgggGTCCAACAGTAGGGTTTTAGCCTCTTattgtcatgagagactttTACACTTTAGGGACTGACTTGGATAGAAGAAGAAGGATAGATAGAGGAAGAGAATGTGATAATGAACATATATAAATGGTTTCCCCTGTTTGAGATACTTATGCTTAggatgtattcattagagagcTCTAAGTCTTGGTATATCAGTTTCTAGGTGTGTAGGGATTGATATCATGGTGTGTATTTCTCCTttgcttcctactccttttatagaCATAAAGTATCTTAATTTCCACGTGACCTCGCGCTTAGTGCGGGctttcgcgctaagcgcgctttTAGATTTCTTCGTGGGTCTTCTTCGTGCTAAGCGTGAGTTGACCGCTAAGCGAAGAGACGTGTTGGGTCTGTCTTGCATGCTAGGCGAGCTGTCTCaatcttcaactttttttttcaagtttttgcatcaattttccttcaaagcacttgaaatcttattcttttaacttctagtaataaaaaaaatgcaaatattaatttctttattatttcattaaaagcaactgtaaagtaaaaaaattacaatcatTCTTAACCAagattgactatcaaattaactcaaatttcacAGTTATTAGTTGTTGCTCCTTGATTGGCTTTGTGACTTGGATGACTAGGGGGAAATCCATGTTTTCTATAACAAACTTCCACCGTATGTCCATATCTACCATAATGAGTGCACAACTTTGTTCCTCTGTCTGGCATTCCTCTACCATAACTTGACATGTTATTCAAACTTGaacctcctcctcttcttgaacTAGATGGAAAACCATGTTTTCTATAGCATATATCTTCAGTGTGGCCAGCTTTACCACAATAAGAACATGTATGACTAGATGTAGAACTTGTTGCATTAATCATGATATTCTTAGAATCAGAATTTCCAATTTGATTCATCcctataatttgtttttcttgttgcaTAATGAACATTACTGAATTGATCATTTAATCCTCTCAAAAATTGCATAATCTGAtataatctttttctttctataacACATAGGAGAGCATCACAGGTACATCTATTTACACATGTGCATGCAAGATCATGTCTATAATTCTCAAGTTCATCCCAAATTATTCTTAACTTTGTGAAATATTTAGTAATTGAGCAATCACCTTGACGAATTGAAGAAACTTATTGTTGCAAATAAGAGATTCTCAATAAATCTCCTTAAGAGTATCTGGACTCCAGATCTTTCCATATGTCTTTGCATTATCCATCCAAAGAAGGCTTTGGCGAATAGAGCTTGAGACTGAGTGAACGATCCATGATATCACTGTATTATTACATCTTTTCCATGCATAATGCAAATGATGTGTAATGATTGGTTGTGAGATAGTTTCATCCATAAATTCAATCTTGTTCTTTGCACTCAAAGTAGTAAGCATTGAATGACTCCAAGAATTATAATTCATTGGATCAAGCATTATGGTAGTTTCATCCATTATTGCTGGACTTTCACTAAGGTGAAGGTAATAGGGACTATGAACATTCAAAGATTGACCAGTTTCTGTGTTCATGTTTAATCAATAGAGAAGaaattcttttgaaattgagGAAGGTAGAAATAAATTTCAAAGAATCAAAGAATCAAGCATACCGAAAATCGCAGAAGCAGAAAACAAATCGCAAAAGCAAAATTTGAGTGCGAAAGAGCGATGCGAAGAGAGTGGCGCAGtagagctctgataccataacAAAGTTTGATTCTCttatgaagaatgaagaacaaatCGCAATGCAAGATAAGCAattgtgcaaaaaaaaatgaaagaagttATAACTGAATGAAGGAGAAAATCATACTAATATTACTTGTTTTTGTGAAGGAGGCTGCATACATTATTTATAGTTAGTTACAAAAATAACTAACTAGGTTAACTAACCTAAGCTAATTTAGAACAATAAGTAAACTAGCTAGGATTTGTTAATAAAGAGTCAGAAAAGTTAGTCAACATCTCCTCTGTCTATTTCAATGGTAGCAAACAATTAGAGAATTAAATGAATGGAGGTATTTTCACCAattcaataattatattttgaccaatatttttaactacaatatttatttgaaataattgttgCGGTAATAATGTGACATCATATTAagaatataattgattatttcataaatttaaattctaaagtgaaggtttttaaataattatatatttaatattcttaattttgttGTTAAAAATTGTATTATCTAGCTGTTAAGTGGATATTGGTAAGATGATTGTCATCTTTGTGTGTTTTACTATATtgcttttaaaaatgattagCACTACCTTAGTTATATATGTTGTGCAATGAGACTAGAACTTGTTTTACCgaatgcattaaaaaaatattgaatttaagATGAAACCGACCAAAACCTCCAAATATAAGGAATCATTAAAACCAAAACATAATTGATCGATTTATGATACGCTTTGGTTGGATCAAACAGTCTagttggaattttaaaacatttaactTTATGACTGAAGAAGTATTCAAATATTGTTGAGACTTGAGAGGTTTTGATTCCTCGATGACATTTCATTATTGTCTACCACTTTATTCACTGTGCTGCCTGGTCATGGATTGCACTTCTTTATCTACAACCACATTAGAGGTTAGCATGGGGAGTAGTTTCATACTTTCATTGATGGAGAAGATAATCTACAAAATCGTCCTTAATTAACTCTTTTATTAGATTCACTTTatccttaataaaataaatactaaattgaCTCCTGTAGTGacaaataaaagttataaattcaatttgacAATAGCGATCCAATCCAAAAAGAGAAAGCTACCTAACCTACCTAAAAACTTCCACAAATCCAACcgttttaatttcattattctTCCTCTAAGGTAACATTTCAATGTTTAAATTTCTcttagtcaaaaaaatattcatctaaaaattaatattttactatgtgtattttacaaaataaatatttatttttaataattaaatttataataaataaataaattttaatataaatattatatttttaattattgacattttaaaaaaaaccatattaaaattaatctataaataaatagataattataaatagaaagagataaatacttaaaaagatTAAGCATGTAAATAGAGATAAAAAGAGTAATTTTGAAATGCTTGAGAGAAGCTTTTTTGACTAGTTATGAAAGCAGTGTGTGTGTGAATTGTGACATGcacctataaaaaaataatattaagacAACGGGAATATATAAAATGTATAAGTACCTCCACATGCAATACACTccccaaaaattaaaatgagagtAAATCactatttcaaattttgtgctgcataataaaataaaggattATCATTTtggttagtatttttttaatttgcttttagtttctaattaaaaaaaattgtcttgggTTCAAATATTTGAACTTTTTTCCCTTACCATTATAGTTTCTATTATCAAGTAATAACATTATCCAATGATACAATAATGACATGGACAATCCAATAACTTGTTATATTATTAAGAGTTTTGAGAtgataaatgtaatttttttcttataaactttGTTTTAATCTTCCATTGATTCATACTAGTTGATAACATCAAGCTGGTTGATGAGAGATTAACaacataacttaaaaaaaaatgtgattattttgataaactCTTTGatgatatgataaataattaaattgtcaACATTATCATATTACTGATCAATGTTGTTACTTgaatataaagactaaaaataatgacaaaaataaaaggtttaaaaattttgactggtcatcaaaatttaaattaagaactaaaaatatgaattttcaaaaatctaaggactaaaacataataaattttttaaaaaatgcattgaCATCTATGTATTATGATAGGAATGGGTCTAGAAAGATCCAACTAAGCTAAAAGATTTAGATATTACccatttagttttattttatatttcttaaaaatattagtttgtgtctctggttgatatttttttataaattcctATTTAATAGGATATGCATTGTGTAAGGATTTATTAAtgttatgtttatttttcagttttaataaaatgataggagtaatgataaaataattatcttcctGCTATCATACTACTagatattttgagaaaaatagaGATTGAatagagaaaattttaaaattataaatgtaataACTGatataacaatgaaaaaaaaaagtaatacatAAAAATAGAGAATGTGAGTGAAATATATGCACTCTCGATGTATCCATGCATGATTACTCTTATAAAAAGTTTCATTGAACAGTGGTTTCTTGTGATGTGCCAGTGTAGTGTCCCTTGTAGTTTTTGTATTTGGAATCAGTAATTAATTGATGTGCACCAGAGCTTGAAACTCACGCTTTAACAGTCTTGCTTCGTTTGGGCAATGGGGTATGGGTCCATGATTCCATTCCATCTGCTTCCCACCTTAAAATCTTGTCCCAAAGTCCAATTCACATCACGGGGGACAACAATTTTGTATGGACATGAAAAATTATGATAGTAACCACACCTTAATTTATCTTCCATGATCCTGTTTATATAGTTCATCTCACCTTAAAAATGATACATATTTTGCGGCCCCACAACATAGTGTGACAGTGACAGTGACCCATGAGCCTATGGTTCTATACAATTCTACTGCCATCCCTTAGGCCCACCCCATCAGTAAATTGGACATAGCTACCCTTCACTCCTTTCCTTCTTGCTACTCAACCACGTTAATTTTAGAGTGTATTGTTTTGCCATTTCCATCAATATTATTCACTGATGAGAGAGATTATGTACAGATAATTATACCATCTTTGATCTTACCATGTAGGATCAGTTGTACCAAGTCAATTCAGAGTTTCATGTTTTGCCATTTCCACCAACGTTATTCACTAGTGAGAGATTATGTTCATGTAATTGTATCATCTGTTAAAGTAAGGTGTAAGGTAAAACtcacatttaataaaaataaaaaagtaaaatttcatataaataaaaaatatatttataaatttgaatcttaaattaaaatgtgatGTAAATTTACTTATATGTAATATGTTAATGACTTATAGATAAAAATGATCTCAACTATAATCTTAAACATGTATCTTCCAACcgcattaattatttaaaaacaaaaaaagttataataaaaatctTATTCAACTTaagcaaaactaaaaaaatgcacatatatagttttgagaaaaaataaaaaattattatatcatcTTTATATATAGTTCCTAAACACAGGCACTTGCCATTATAAGCAGTGTGGGACTCTATATATAGGCTTCAGTACTGCGATTCAGAAGCTTCATTCCTAGTCCTAACAGGGTAGGGAGTGTGAAGAGTTGAAAGCAGAATAATGAAGCTTGGTTTCTTTGTGGTCTTTCTGGTTCTCTATATGATACTAGAACGTGGGATCTTGTTATTACCCCAAGTAGAAgctgatgatcatgatgatggcTTTGTGAAAGTAAGAGGGGTGCAGCTTATGCTGAATGGGAGCCCCTACTATGCTAACGGTTACAATGCATATTGGTTGATGTATATGGCCTCTGATCCATCTCAGAGAAACAAAGTGTCTTCTGTGTTTCAAAAGGGTACAAACCATGGACTTAACATAGCCAGAACATGGGCTTTCAGTGATGGTGGATACAAGCCCCTACAATACTCTCCTGGATTCTACAATGAAGACTTGTTCctggttagtttttgtttttatcggTAAATGTTACTAATTAATGTTTGTTAGCGAAGATTCAAACCCATGATCTTCTTCCCTCTCTTCTCAATTCACCACTAGGCCAATTTTATATTTCCGTTCATGATTAGTTTTGATCTCATCCATCTTTGCAATCTCTATGTATAGTTTGAATTTCAGAGAAGATATTGGTATTGAGTTAGAGTAatgattgttttattttatgattattattttactagCATTAGTTCTTCTCCTAATTAAAAGCATGCTTGCTATGTATATAATTGGTGTATACACTTTTTGCAGtggtaataattatattttggctGTTACTTTGATAATGAAAGGGGCTGGACTTTGTAATATCAGAAGCCAGGAGATATGGGACCAAGCTTGTGTTGAGTTTGGTGAATAACTATGATAACTTTGGAGGAAAGAAACAATATGTGGACTGGGCAAGAAGTGAGGGCCAGACCATAGATTCTGAAGATGATTTCTTCACTAACCCTATAGTGAAGGGATACTACAAAAATCACGTCAAGGTAACCGCTTCCTTAGTAGCTACTACTTtgttaatttagttattttgttttccttattttcattaatattatcCAGCCacaatttttggattttaatatGAGAAATCACATTCTTACTTCAATATTGtacaatttgtttttcaaatatgaatgaaataggaaaagaaaatgaaaagtataaacgggagaaaataaatgatgtgataaagaaaaaataataatattatataagaatattgtgggaataaatatataacctttttatatattatgacATGTTATTCTTATTATGGAAATGTTATAAATTTGCGCTGGGGAGGTATCGTTATGAATTTGCGCTATTACTCAAAGTAATGAAATATATACAGGATTACAACTACCTAATTTGCATAATTACGGCTAATCACATATCTACAATATCTGATACAAATCTCCCATTCCTGAAATATAGTTTCTTGATTTCTAAAGATACAGTTTCTTAATTTACTAAAATCCGCTAAGAAATTCATTTTCAATGTGACCTGCCAAGAATTAATGAACCGTATTATAGAGACTTAGACTTGTTTAAAAGAATGTTGTTACTTATACACTCTTGCAATTTCACTGCCTTAATGTTCAACATGTGCATTCAGTTATCGAGCAGTTCTTAGATGAGTAAAGTGCATTTAATTAAGTACGACCAATCAAATactatagaaaaataatttcagcaCGGGCTTTGTAGTCCTTTTTATTACTCCTCGTGACAACATTTTTGGACCAACGATTTTCCAGCGAAAAAGACATATAAGTGGCCTAACATTGGAGTTTTCAATTTGTGTTTTGATAGAGTGTACTTACAAGACGTAATAACTTCACGGGGATCGTTTACAAAGATGATCCAACTATAATGGCTTGGGAACTCATGAATGAAATTAGATGCCCTTCAGATCAATCAGGAAACACGGTTCAGGTAACTATTATTCGGCtgttcaattatatatttatgaattactttttttggtaactatatttatgaattatgatgcCATTTTTATGAATCTACCTAAATATTTAAGATCATTTGTTGACACATTTACCTTTGGTACGGAAGAATAAGAgggtaaaaaaaactttagaaaaATGAACCACTTATTACGAGTTACGAGTGAGCATAGATATCTTTGCGACTTTTGGTCTGTGTTAGGTTTGCAATTAAGTTTTcaagatatatataattttgttttcaaacattACAAGAGATAATTGAGTTTAATTTCCCCCTTTTGACAGGCTTGGATTACTGAGATGGCATCTTATTTGAAATCCATAGATGGAAACCATTTGCTAGAAGCTGGTCTGGAGGGCTTCTATGGGCTGTCCAAACAAGAGTCTAATCCCAGCTTCCACGTAGGAACAGATTTCATTACAAACAACCAAATCCCTGGCATTGACTTTGCCACAGTTCATTCATACCCTGATCAATGGTGTGGATTTTTCCTTCTATTCTTTATAAAAACTTcacaaggataaaaaatatttcatgcaCCATTTTTCTTAGGCCATACTTATgccatattttaaataataaaacaagaaa
This region of Glycine soja cultivar W05 chromosome 17, ASM419377v2, whole genome shotgun sequence genomic DNA includes:
- the LOC114392815 gene encoding mannan endo-1,4-beta-mannosidase 7-like: MKLGFFVVFLVLYMILERGILLLPQVEADDHDDGFVKVRGVQLMLNGSPYYANGYNAYWLMYMASDPSQRNKVSSVFQKGTNHGLNIARTWAFSDGGYKPLQYSPGFYNEDLFLGLDFVISEARRYGTKLVLSLVNNYDNFGGKKQYVDWARSEGQTIDSEDDFFTNPIVKGYYKNHVKSVLTRRNNFTGIVYKDDPTIMAWELMNEIRCPSDQSGNTVQAWITEMASYLKSIDGNHLLEAGLEGFYGLSKQESNPSFHVGTDFITNNQIPGIDFATVHSYPDQWLPGSSNEDQILFLVRWLNDHIQDSQNIQKPVLFAEFGVATKNISTEDSTLRDQFFNLVYSAIYSSASDSGAAVGGLFWQLLAEGMDSFRDGYEVPLDESCSTATLIAQESQKLNRIRMKMFPRVKNSKKWNKARDVRIPRWQGGGAN